The window ATTTGTCATCGCCCATAGACTGTCCACCGTAAGAAACTCAGACGCTATCCTGGTTCTTGAAAAAGGAGAGATCATTGAGCGGGGCAGCCATGAAGAACTGCTGCAGGAAAAGGGGAAATATTACCAATTGCATACAGGGCAGTTTGAGTTAGAATGATGAGATGAAGAGGAAAGATATGGCTGTTTTTCATACGGTTTTAACTGGGGGATTTTAAAACCCATGTATTGCAGGAACTTGTTATGCTATACAGGAATCATAAAACAAAGAGCAGAAGGGCACAACATGTTTTATCATTTGTCTTTGCCTTGAGCGAAGTGAAAGGAACGTGAAAATATATGAAGCAACATGATGTGAGAGAGCTGTTGGTTCGTGAAGAAAAGGCCAGGAAGCAGATGATTTCTCCGCTTTTGTCAAATATCGGATTGACGCCTGGGCAGGGGCACGCCAGGATCTTATATAATCTTTTACAAAAGGACCATATCACTCAAAAAGAGCTGGCAGACCGATGCCGTTTCGATGCGGCCACCATGTCAAGAAATATAGACAAACTTCAGGATATGGGGTTCCTTCTGAGGGAAAACAATCCGGACTGCAGACGTTCCTTTCTGATCAGTCTCACAGAAAAGGGGCTGGCAGAAGCTGAAGAGACAAGAAAGGTTTTCCAGCAGTTTGAAGAACTCATCTGCTCCGGCATACCTGAAGATGAAATAGACATATTCTGTAAAGTATTAATAAAAATGTGTGACAATCTGGAGGCTTATAAAACTCCGGTAAGCAATGAAAATAAAGGAGAGTGCGGCACAATGGCGTGAAATCAGCGGCCATTTTAATCAGAGCCTGCTTTTTGGGAACTTCTTTCATAGAAGTGTAAGCTGCTGAATGGTCGGCCGCTGTCACGCTGGGTTCTTTTGAGTTCAACTCGTTTTAATTTCACATTTGCAGTTGTTTTGTGCGAGATAATCATTTATTATTACAACAAAATCTTTATAACCATTGTCTGCTGTTTGGAGAAAAGCTGTAAAGTTTTCTTTTGATCCCTTCAAGATGTCCTCCTGCTTATTTTTTAATAACAGGTATCCACACTTCGAACTTTGCATTTTGAGGGTCAGGGCTTAAATAAACCTCTATATCCGGTCCATTGTCGTATTCGTATCCGGAAGAGGGAAGCCATTCAGTGACAATTCGTTTCTCCAGTTCCTGTATTGCCTGGGGGCATTGGCCTTCTCCGGAAAATATGGCCCAGGTGAAAGCAGGAATGGTATATTCCTCCAAAGTATCATCAATTTCTTTTGTGCTGGCTGCGGCAATAAAGTACCTCCATTCTTCTGAATCATTGCATATGCTGACTCCCAATATTCCCACGGGGCATCCGTCTGCCATAGCTGCTAATTTTGGAATTGTCCCGTCCATAGCGGCCTTGCTCCACATTTGAGGTACAATTTCAAAGTTCTTTTCGATTTCCCGGTGCAGGGGCTGTGCAGTGCCTGCAATTCGGAATGATTCCTTCTTTTCAATTCGATAATTCAATTCTTCCACTCCTTTTATTGTGATTTTGAAACTGATGGGTGGATATGATTTTACGGAAACGCCGCTTTCTTTTACACGAGACGGTGCTATTCCATGTACACTTTGAAATGCCCGGTTGAATGCAGTCGGAGATTGATAACCGTATTTTAGAGCAACATCAATGATTTTATTAACCCCGTTCTGAAGGTCCACTGCCGCCAGGGACATGCGCCTGCGCCGTACATATTCAGATAAAGGTACATTGGCCATATATGCGAACATTCTCTGAAAATGATAAACAGAACAGCAGGCTATTTTCCCCACTTGCTCATAGTCTATATCTTCCGTTAAGTGTTCTTCAATATAGTTAATCGACTTGTTTAATCCCTCAATCCATTCCATAAAATCAACCCTTTCATTTATATTATATTTTTTATTTGTTTGCCTGTCCTCTCTTTTTATGTACAAATTAGAGAGGAGAGTAAAGTAAAGAGAATCCTATGAATCTATTATAGTTTTTTAAGGGCAGATAAACAATCATCTTATTACTTTTTGTGGCTGATGCTTTTCCTGTTTAAGTCTTAAGGGCTGATGATTCGGAAGAAATATGAGATCCTATAAATATAGAAGAGAAAGCGCTCGTCAGAGGCCTTTAAAATGCCCATACCGGGCCTGTATCAATGTGGTGCGGGGAAATGCCATGGTCCGCACTTCATGCATCAGAAGGGGCATATAAGACGTTTCATGCCGGAAGGATTTATAACATATAAATGCGTGAAACAAGAGATAAGAGAGCAGCTTTCGGTGCAAATTACAAACGCCATATTTGATAGTAAGATCGGTTGATAATAAATGAATTGCATGAAAAATAAGCGGGTCAAGGAAAATAGGGAAAGACTGGGTTCTCATGAGGTTCTATGTGGGGCAGGACGTAGGATTCCTTCAATATATAGCTTGCGGGTAAAAAAAGGAGCCGGGAAAGAGTTACTTTCCCGGCTTGCCTGATTTGTTCATGAGACACCGGGGACTCGAACCCCGGACAACTTGATTAAAAGTCAAGTGCTCTACCACCTGAGCTAGTATCCCATACTGGGCTAGTTGGATTCGAACCAACGAGTGCAGGAGTCAAAGTCCTGTGCCTTACCGCTTGGCGATAGCCCAATAACAAGTGGTGATAAAAAAAAATTCCCTAAAAGGGAAAGGTGAGTACAGGGATTCGAACCCTGGGCCTCCAGAGCCACAATCTGGCGCGATAACCAACTTCGCCATACCCACCATAATTTTTCACACCTTGGTCAGAGATGTGAAACGAGCCTGAAGGGATTCGAACCCCCGACCCACGGCTTAGAAGGCCGTTGCTCTATCCAACTGAGCTACAGACTCAAAAGCGGGTGATGGGAATCGAACCCACGTATCCAGCTTGGAAGGCTGGTGTTCTACCATTGAACTACACCCGCAAAAGGCAAGAGAAGCTAAAACTGCCATTAACGGCTTTTCTCTTAAATCGGGGTGACAGGATTTGAACCTGCGACCCCCTGGTCCCAAACCAGGTACTCTAGCCAAACTGAGCCACACCCCGATTGTGAAAGCATTTTCCATCTTTCCCTTGGTTGCTTTTCCGCAACGCAAGAGTTATTATATATGATGGATATGTTTTTGTCAACAATATTTTAGAAAAATTTTCAAATTCATTTTTAAGCCTGTATGTACGTTTTTTCTGTGGAAAAATGTCCCTGAAATGGGAGGAACCGGCAGGTACATATCATGTTCCTGCCGGTTGAGTATGAAAAATAAAAAGTCAATGTTAAAAGGGTGGGGTTCCTTTTCAATAATAAGTATACGCGGAAAATATGACGGAAGTTTGACTAAGCCATAAACATTTCATAAAAAAACTAAAAGAATTATGAGGAATGTTTGAAAAAACAGATAGTTTGCTTCCTGCACCCCTGTCCTGGAATAATAAATAAGGAAAGAGTCGTTTCTTTGGCTTCCTTATGATATAATAAACGCAAGCGTCTATTGTCGTACAAGCCATAAGAGAAAGAAGGGATTTGGAATGAAGTACTGGGAAGTTTATGAAAGCAAAATAGGGCCTCTTACCATTACATGTGATGATGAAGCGGTTCTAAGCATAGATTTTGGAAGGTCAGAGCCTGAGAATGCCATAAAGGAGCGGACAGAGCTGATCGGGAGAGCAGAAGACCAATTGGAAGAATATCTGGCTGGGACGAGAACCGTGTTTGATCTTCCATTAAAGCCGGCGGGAACGGAATTTCAGAAAAGGGTTTGGAATGCCCTGTTACTGATTCCCTATGGAGAGACGAAAAGCTATAAAGATATTGCGGTCATGGTTGATAATCCCAAAGGCTGCCGGGCGGTGGGCATGGCAAATAACCGCAATCCCATACCAATTATCATTCCCTGCCACCGGGTGATCGGGGCCAATGGGAGCCTGATAGGATACGGCGGAGGCCTGGATATAAAAGTAAAATTGCTGGAGCTGGAGCGCGCGGAAGCTCTTCTGTAAAATTATTAAGAATTTTTGGTGATTCTTTCAGTTCCTTTAATCCCCTATACATTTGATGCAGATAATGTTATAATCCTCATCGTCACCAGGAATGAAATTCATGATGAGGAGTGATTAAAATGAGAAAAAACAAGATGCTGGCAATAATTGCTATCGCCATGGCAGTCATGATGGCGGCTACGGCCTGTGGATCAAAAGATAATTCCAAATCCTCGCAGGATGTTTCTACAGAGGCCGGTACCGCGGAAACGACAAAAGGAACGGCAGATGAAACAAAAAGCTCAGAGGATGCTGCGGGAAGTGAAGAGGATTCCGAGAATGAGGCTGATGCTGGGACGGAAGCCGCTCAGAAGGCCGCTTCTGATGCAGGAAGCCTGTCTTCCGGTGTTTTTACTTCCAAATCCGGAAAATATCAGATCACGCCGCCGCAAGGCTGGACCATTGAAGATGATGGAGATGAGAGCGCAGTTGCATTCACCTCTCCCAACGGCAGCGATATGCTGGAAGTTACTTATGCAGAAGGAGAAGATGCAGACGGAGCGAGAGAAATCTATCCGGATACCATGGAAGAGTACAAGGAATTAATCAGCCGTGGCGAGGATATGGAATTTGTCCGTTATAATGTAGAAAACGGCAGTGACGGAAGCCAGACCTTCCGTTATGCGATCCGGTATAAGGATCCTCAGGATGGAGTCCGTTATTATGCGATCTCCGGTTCCTATGACGCTGCTGCGAAAAAGTATATCAGCGCAGCAGGAACAGTGGAATCACCGGATACCGCGGTAGAAGGTCAGATCGAGGCAGCTCTGGATACATTGAAGCTGAAATAAGACAGGAAATTAAGATGTATAATAGAAAACAGGGGCTAAAGCGGGAATTCCTGCTTTAGCCCCTGTTTTTACAATGTCATGAGTGTTCCGCCAAGGAGTGCAACATCCTCCTCCTGGTGGGTGCTTATGATGACCAGCTTGTCACGGGTCTTTTCCTTGATGTACCGGATCACGGATAATTTTGTGTTTTCATCAAGTCCGGTAAAAGGTTCGTCCATTATAATCATGTCACAAGGAACCGATAATGCCCTTACAATGGCGACCCGGCGTTTCATTCCGCCGCTTAGTGTGGATACGGGACGGGATAAGGCTTCCTCAGGAAGAAGCCGTGAAAGCTCCTCCCTGGCCTGTTTCCTGCTTCGGGAAGTACGGCCTGGGATCACCATGACGATGTTGTCAACCGGGGTAAATGGTTCACACAGGCGGTTTTCCTGGAACACGGCGGAAGACCTTATGCCATGAAGACCTTCCATGGAACCGGAGTCGGCCTGCTCAAGGCCCAGAAGGATCCGGAGGAATGTGGTTTTTCCGGATCCGGATGGCCCCATAAGACAGTAAATACGGCCGGAGTGAAGGGAGAGATTTACCTGGGTGAAAATGTTAAGGGTACCAAATGATTTACTCAGATGATTCACCTTTACTTCCATGGGCCGAGCCTCCTTTTTTTATGAAACTTTCTGCCGGCCTCTGCCAGGCTTAACAGCCATAAAAAGAATTTTTCAAAAATGGCGCTGATTGCGATGATGACCAGAGTCCAGGCAAAAAGATCTGCGGTGCTTAAATAAATTTTGGCCATATAGAGCTTTTCACCGATGGAATAGCTGGGAACACCGATCACCTCTGCGGCAACGCCGGATTTCCAGCCCATACCTAAGGCAACCCTGCAGCCGCTTATGAGGTATGGGAGAAGGGCAGGTCGATAGATATAAAAGAGCTTCTTTCCTCCCTGCATATGGAAAACCCGGGCCATTTCCAGAAGCTTTGGGTCCGTACTCATAAAGCCTGCCATGGTATTTATGTAGATGATGGGGAATACCACGAGAAAGGCGATAAAAACGGACAGATTTTCAGAGCCTACCCAGATCAGGGCCAGAATGACAAAGGAAGCTACCGGAACCGACTTGATCAGGGACATGAGCGGTTCCAGAAAGTCTTTTATAAGAGGAAAACGGCAGGCAGCGCCCCCTGTTAAGATTCCTGTCCCAAAAGCCAGGAGAAATCCAAAGCTTATCTTTCCAAAAGAGAGGGCAATGGTTTTCCAGAAACCGGGCATGGCTGCCTGGATCCATAAAGACCGGATCACCTCCAAAGGGCCAACCAGTATAATGCTGTTATGCACGGCCAGGCTTGCCGCCTGCCATGCCAGAAGCCAGAAAAGGATGATTCCGGCCTTTTTAAGCGATCGGGCTGTTGGTTTCATTGTGTCAATCTCCTTACCGGGTTTTCCGCAAATTATGGCATGTAGTAGAAATCATCGGCCGGCAGCGTACCGCCTACGGAAGTCGGCTCCATATCGAAAAGAACCTTTAAGTATCCGCTTAAGAGGGATTTCATCTGGTTTCCGTCCACATAGGTGATGCTGCAGTATGGGATGGCCTTTTCTGCAACAGGGGCTTTTTCAATGATTCCGGCGGCTGCCACTAAAGCAGCGGTCTCTGCTACATTGGCATTGGCAAACTCAGCGGATTCCTTATGCTCTGTCATAAAAGTATCAATGGCATCCTTATGGTCTTTTAGGGTCTCATTCCGGCAGATGGTAACTCCGGTTACCAGGCTGCCTCCGTCTTCGCCGGCAGTGGCATCCCATTCCTTTGTTAAGTCAAGAACCATTTTAAGGGAGTCATTCTGAGCCATGGCGGCTGTTACAAATGGCTGGGGAAGAAGGCCTACTGCGTCAGACTTTTCCTTCAGGACGGAAGCCACCTCAGCAGGTTCAGATTTATATTCCAGGGTCACATCGTCCGTGGTTAAGCCGCTGGCCTTAAGCACATGCTGAAGGACATAGTCCGGTGTGGTTCCCTTGCCGGTTAAGTAGACGGTTTTTCCCTTTAAGTCTGCTGCCGTCTTAATGGAATCATCGGCAGATATTCCATAGAGAACGCCCAGGGTGTTGATATCAATGACGCTCACCCCATGATTGCTCTTATTGTAAATAATGGAGGCCATGTTGGCGGGAACAAGTGCAACATCAAGCTCTCCGCTTACGATTTTTCCAAGGAGTTCATCGGCAGCGGTTACCATGGTGAATTCATAGGAGCCTTTTGCGCTGCCCTTTTCAGACTGGTCCGCCAGCCTTACAAGTCCCATGGAGGTAGGCCCTTTTAAGGAGCCGATTTTTAAGGTATAGGTATCGCCGGTGCTTTGAGTTTCCGGCGTTTCCTTTGCTGCCTCAGTGGTGGATTCCTTTTCGGAGGCAGAGGTCGCCTGGGTGCTTTCCGGACTGCTCTTTGCACAGCCGGAGAGAAGGGCAGCTGTCATGGCAAACGCCATCAATACTGATACTGCTTTTTTCATAATGATCCTCGCTTTCTGTCCGTACCTGTCATGGCTTTTTTACCGTCAAAAAAACCCATACCAACAGGCATGGGATTTCCGATTTACGTATTCTCCTCGCCTTCTCCGTCAGGGTTCCTTCCGGGTTAGTACGAACACCTTCAGTATACCATTATTCCCCTATCTTTGTCAAAATATAGATACAGATAAATCTGAAAATGTGATATACTGTATGTACTTATGTCGGCCAAGTCTGACAGGAATGTGAAGCATCCTACGGGCATATCTGTATGTCCAAAAAGCGTGGACGGTAAAATGAAAGGAGAAAAAGGCGTATGAATGAAGTATATGCAAAGCTTGAAAATTGTTTGAAGAGTGTGCGGGAGAAGACGGATTTTGTCCCGGAAGTGGCTTTGATCCTAGGGTCCGGCCTTGGGGAATATGCGGAGGAAATAAAGGTGGAGACCTCCATTGAGTATAAAGATATCGAAGGATTCCCCATATCAACGGTTGCAGGCCATAAAGGAAGATTTGTATTCGGGTATGTAAATGAGGTTCCGGTGGTTATTATGCAGGGACGGGTTCATTTTTATGAGGGATATCCAATGACGGATGTGGTGCTTCCGGCCAGGCTTATGGGCCTTTTAGGAGCAAAGGTGCTGTTTCTGACCAATGCCTGCGGCGGCGTCAACAAGGAGTTTCAGGCGGGAGATTTCATGCTTATAAGGGATCACATTGCCAGCTTTGTTCCGTCTCCGTTAATCGGTGAAAATTTAGAGGACTTAGGTCCAAGATTTCCGGATATGAGCGATGTGTACAGCAAAAAGCTGCAGCAGGTCATCAAAGAGGCTGCAAAGGAAGAAGGGATCGGCTTAAGAGAGGGTGTTTACATGCAGCTTACCGGCCCTGCATACGAGTCTCCGGCAGAGGTACAGATGTGCCGCATTCTGGGGGCAGATGCGGTGGGAATGAGTACAGCCTGTGAGGCGCTGGCAGCAAACCACATGGGGATGAAGGTTTGCGGCATTTCCTGTATCACCAATATGGCCTGCGGCATTACGGACCAGCCTTTAAGCCATGGAGAGGTGCAGGAGACGGCAGACCGGGTGGCACCTTTGTTTAAAAAGCTGATTACGGCTTCCATTACAAAGATCGCAGGCAAATAAAAGGAGGAGAAATTTTCTTATGGATCGGATGTTAGCAGAACGGATTCTGGCTGCATCAGGGGCGAAAAAAGCGTCCATGGTGTTAAAACATGCCAAGGTGGTCAATGTTTTTACGGCAGAACTGGAAGATGGAGATATTGCTGTTGAGGATGGTTACATTGTGGGAGTGGGGGACTATGAGGGACAGACGGAGATCGAGCTGGGGGGAGCGGTGGTTTGTCCTGGGCTGATTGACGGACATATTCATCTG of the Lacrimispora indolis DSM 755 genome contains:
- a CDS encoding ABC transporter substrate-binding protein — its product is MKKAVSVLMAFAMTAALLSGCAKSSPESTQATSASEKESTTEAAKETPETQSTGDTYTLKIGSLKGPTSMGLVRLADQSEKGSAKGSYEFTMVTAADELLGKIVSGELDVALVPANMASIIYNKSNHGVSVIDINTLGVLYGISADDSIKTAADLKGKTVYLTGKGTTPDYVLQHVLKASGLTTDDVTLEYKSEPAEVASVLKEKSDAVGLLPQPFVTAAMAQNDSLKMVLDLTKEWDATAGEDGGSLVTGVTICRNETLKDHKDAIDTFMTEHKESAEFANANVAETAALVAAAGIIEKAPVAEKAIPYCSITYVDGNQMKSLLSGYLKVLFDMEPTSVGGTLPADDFYYMP
- a CDS encoding AraC family transcriptional regulator, which gives rise to MEWIEGLNKSINYIEEHLTEDIDYEQVGKIACCSVYHFQRMFAYMANVPLSEYVRRRRMSLAAVDLQNGVNKIIDVALKYGYQSPTAFNRAFQSVHGIAPSRVKESGVSVKSYPPISFKITIKGVEELNYRIEKKESFRIAGTAQPLHREIEKNFEIVPQMWSKAAMDGTIPKLAAMADGCPVGILGVSICNDSEEWRYFIAAASTKEIDDTLEEYTIPAFTWAIFSGEGQCPQAIQELEKRIVTEWLPSSGYEYDNGPDIEVYLSPDPQNAKFEVWIPVIKK
- a CDS encoding MarR family winged helix-turn-helix transcriptional regulator is translated as MKQHDVRELLVREEKARKQMISPLLSNIGLTPGQGHARILYNLLQKDHITQKELADRCRFDAATMSRNIDKLQDMGFLLRENNPDCRRSFLISLTEKGLAEAEETRKVFQQFEELICSGIPEDEIDIFCKVLIKMCDNLEAYKTPVSNENKGECGTMA
- a CDS encoding purine-nucleoside phosphorylase, which produces MNEVYAKLENCLKSVREKTDFVPEVALILGSGLGEYAEEIKVETSIEYKDIEGFPISTVAGHKGRFVFGYVNEVPVVIMQGRVHFYEGYPMTDVVLPARLMGLLGAKVLFLTNACGGVNKEFQAGDFMLIRDHIASFVPSPLIGENLEDLGPRFPDMSDVYSKKLQQVIKEAAKEEGIGLREGVYMQLTGPAYESPAEVQMCRILGADAVGMSTACEALAANHMGMKVCGISCITNMACGITDQPLSHGEVQETADRVAPLFKKLITASITKIAGK
- a CDS encoding ATP-binding cassette domain-containing protein; translation: MEVKVNHLSKSFGTLNIFTQVNLSLHSGRIYCLMGPSGSGKTTFLRILLGLEQADSGSMEGLHGIRSSAVFQENRLCEPFTPVDNIVMVIPGRTSRSRKQAREELSRLLPEEALSRPVSTLSGGMKRRVAIVRALSVPCDMIIMDEPFTGLDENTKLSVIRYIKEKTRDKLVIISTHQEEDVALLGGTLMTL
- a CDS encoding ABC transporter permease, which gives rise to MKPTARSLKKAGIILFWLLAWQAASLAVHNSIILVGPLEVIRSLWIQAAMPGFWKTIALSFGKISFGFLLAFGTGILTGGAACRFPLIKDFLEPLMSLIKSVPVASFVILALIWVGSENLSVFIAFLVVFPIIYINTMAGFMSTDPKLLEMARVFHMQGGKKLFYIYRPALLPYLISGCRVALGMGWKSGVAAEVIGVPSYSIGEKLYMAKIYLSTADLFAWTLVIIAISAIFEKFFLWLLSLAEAGRKFHKKRRLGPWK
- a CDS encoding methylated-DNA--[protein]-cysteine S-methyltransferase, which encodes MKYWEVYESKIGPLTITCDDEAVLSIDFGRSEPENAIKERTELIGRAEDQLEEYLAGTRTVFDLPLKPAGTEFQKRVWNALLLIPYGETKSYKDIAVMVDNPKGCRAVGMANNRNPIPIIIPCHRVIGANGSLIGYGGGLDIKVKLLELERAEALL